A section of the Salmo salar chromosome ssa05, Ssal_v3.1, whole genome shotgun sequence genome encodes:
- the LOC106605530 gene encoding E3 ubiquitin-protein ligase UBR5 isoform X26, whose translation MTSIHFVVHPLPGTEDQLNDRLREVSEKLNKYNFNSHPHLNLLEQATLKQCVVGPNHAGFLLEDGRVCRISFAVQPDRLELTKPDGNDGSKLSGSGSGTGRSSRPGRTSDPPWFLSGSDTLGRLAGNTLGSRWSSGVNGGSGGGGGGGGGGGGGSSSVGGAGGGGVGGAVSGGGGGGGSSGRSSTAARDSRRQTRVIRTGRDRGSGLLGSQPQPVIPASVIPEELISQAQVVLQGKSRSVIIRELQRTNLDVNLAVNNLLSRDDEDGDDGDDTASESYLPGEDLMSLLDADIHSAHPSVIIDADAMFSEDISYFGYPSFRRSSLSRLGSSRVLLLPLERDSELLRERESVLRLRERRWLDGASFDTERGSTSREGEPSLDKKNIPVQSPVSLGEELQWWPDKDGVKFVSIGSLFSELVAVSSKGELYQWKWSEPEPYRNTQNPSIRHPRVSFLGLTNEKITLLSANSIRATVATETNKVATWMDDTLSSVASKLEHSAQVYPELQGERIVSLHCCALYTCAQLESSLYWWGVVPFSQRKKMLEKARAKNKKPKSSAGISSVPNITVGTQVFVSSLQVCLRNNPLYHAGAVAFSVNAGIPKVGLLLESVWNMNDSCRFQLRSPESLKNMDKTTKTQEIKTESKPELVKTEMGPPPSPASTCSDTSSIASSASLPYKRRRSTPAPKEEEKVNEEQWPLREVVFVEDVKNVPVGKVLKVDGAYVAVKFPGTSSSVSTQPSLPSAPAPITDSDPSSLLQDCRLLRIDELQVVKTGGTPKVPDCFQRTPKKLCIPEKAEILAVNVDSKGVHAVLKTGNWVRYCIFDLATGKAEQENNFPTSNLAFLGQSERNVAIFTAGQDSPVILRDGNGTIYPMAKDCMGGIRDPEWLDLPPIASLGMGVHSLANLPTNSTIKKKAAIIILAVEKQTLMQHVLRCDFEACRQYLVNLEQAVLLEQSPHVLHSFLGHRCDGNRNILHACVSVCFPVSNKETKEEEEAERSERNTFAERLSAVEAIANAISVVSSNSSGNRTGSSSSRGLRLREMMRRSLRAAGLGRHESGPSSSDHQDPVSPPIAPPSWVPDPPPMDPDGDIDFILAPAVGSLTTASTGTSQGPSTSTIPGPSSEPSVVESKDRKANAHLILKLMCDSMVLRPHLRELLSAKDARGMTPFMLAVSGRAYPAAITVLEAAQKMAKVGEPGMTEKVDADSAFMEMICPSGTNPDDSPLYVLCCNDTCSFTWTGAEHINQDIFECRTCGLLESLCCCTECARVCHKGHDCKLKRTSPTAYCDCWEKCKCKTLIAGQKAARLDLLYRLLTTTNLVTSPNSRGEHILLFLVQTVARQSVEHCQYRPPRIREDRNRKAANAEVCCPPCVSDSDMPDHDLEPPRFAQLALERVLQDWNALKSMIMFGSQENKDPLSASSRIAHLLPEEQVYLNQQSGTIRLDCFTHCLIVKCAPDITVSRFIDTLLGTLVKELQNKYTPGRREEAIVVTRRFLRSVARVFVILSVEMASSKKKNNFIPQPIGKCRRVFQALLPYAVEELCNVAESLIVPVRMGIARPTAPFTLASTSIDAVQGSEELFSVEPLPPRPSPDQSSNSSQTASSYIIRNPQPRRSSQSQPVRGRDEEQDDIVSADVEEVEVVEGVAGEEDHHEDQEEQGEENAEAEGQHDEHDEDEGDVLSSLGSDMELDLLAAAETESDSESNHSNQDNASGRRSVVTAATAGSEAGSRMSLAFQSVGASSVPAFFSEDDSQSNDSSDSDSSSSQSDDVDQETFLLDEPLERTTTASHVNSAAQAPRSMQWAVRNTPSQRATGSAPSSSSTPAAASSTGLIYIDPSNLRRSSAISTSAAAAAAALEASNSSSYLTSASSLARAYSIVIRQISDLMSLIPKYNHLVYSQYPAAVKLTYQDAVNLQNFVEEKLIPTWNWMVSIMDSTEAQLRYGSALSSAGDPGHPSHPLHASQHSARRERMTAREEASLRTLEGRRSGRAATLLTVRQGMMSARGDFLNYALSLMRSHNDEHSDVLPVLDVCSLKHVAYVFQALIYWIKAMNQQTTLDTTQMDRKRSREILELGLDNEDSEHENDEDTNQSSTLQDKEDDSVPAEMGQNHPFFRRSDSMTFLGCIPPNPFEVPLAEAIPLADQPHLLQPNARKEDLFGRPSQGLYSSSYTASKGLAEATLDRSCLEVNMGSSQILPTKMSYSANLKNVMSMETSQRGREDQPMDQELVAPKPGPSPHDLAAQLKSSLLAEIGLTESDGPPLPSFRPHCSFMGMVISHDMLLGRWRLSLELFGRVFMEDVGAEPGSILTELGGFEVKESKFRREMEKLRNLQSRDLALEVDRDRDQLIQQTMRQLNTHFGRRCTTTPMAVHRVKVTFKDEPGEGSGVARSFYTAIALAFLSNDKLPNLDCVQSVSKGMQASSTCHHDYNSSMTLNLMQRLRNRDRERERRSGGLRAGSRRDRDRDSRRQLSIDTRPFRPASEGNPSDEPDPLPAHRQALGERLYPRVHAMQPAFASKITGMLLELSPAQLLLLLASEDSLRARVEEAMELLIAHGRENGADSILDLGLLEAPEKAQQENRKRHGSTRSVVDMELDDPEDGDDNAPLFYQPGKRGFYSPRPGKNTEARLNCFRNIGRILGLCLLQNELCPITLNRHVIKVLLGRKVNWHDFAFFDPVMYESLRQLIRHSQAGEAEAVFAAMDVAFAIDLCKEEGAGQVELLSGGVNMPVTPLNVYEYVRKYAEHRMLVVAEQPLHAMRKGLLDVLPKNALEDLTAEDFRLLVNGCGEVNVQMLISFTSFNDESGENADKLLQFKRWFWSIVEKMSMTERQDLVYFWTSSPSLPASEEGFQPMPSITIRPPDDQHLPTANTCISRLYVPLYSSKQILKQKLLLAIKTKNFGFV comes from the exons TTCAAAGTTGAGTGGCAGTGGTTCAGGGACAGGAAGGAGCTCCAGGCCAGGCAGGACTAGTGATCCTCCCTGGTTCCTGTCTGGCTCTGACACACTGGGCAGACTGGCAGGCAACACCCTTGG GAGTCGCTGGAGCTCCGGGGTGAACGGTGGatcaggtggaggaggaggaggaggtggtggtggtggcggtggcagCAGCAGTGTAGGAGGTGCAGGGGGAGGAGGTGTAGGAGGAGCTGtcagtggaggaggtggtggtggaggctcCTCTGGGAGGTCGTCTACAGCTGCCCGGGACTCGAGACGTCAGACCAGGGTGATCCGCACAGGGAGGGACCGGGGCTCTGGTCTCCTGGGCAGCCAGCCCCAGCCTGTCATCCCTGCCTCAGTCATCCCAGAGGAACTCATCTCCCAG gCTCAGGTGGTCCTCCAGGGGAAGTCTAGGAGTGTGATCATCCGGGAGCTCCAGAGGACCAACCTGGATGTCAACCTGGCCGTCAACAACCTACTGAGCAGAGACGATGAGGACGGTGACGATGGCGATGACACAGCCAGCGAGTCCTACCTCCCTGGAG AGGACCTGATGTCCCTGCTGGACGCTGACATCCACTCAGCCCACCCCAGTGTCATCATCGATGCTGACGCCATGTTCTCTGAGGACATCAGCTACTTTGGCTACCCTTCCTTCAGACGCTCCTCCCTGTCCCGCCTGGGCTCCTCGCGAG TTCTCCTTCTTCCCTTAGAGCGTGACTCAGAGCTGTTGCGTGAGCGCGAGTCTGTGTTGAGGTTGCGGGAGCGGAGGTGGCTGGATGGGGCCTCATTTGACACGGAGAGGGGCTCCACCAGCCGCGAGGGGGAGCCCAGCCTGGACAAGAAGAACATCCCCGTCCAGAGCCCTGTCTCTCTGGGCGAGGAGCTGCAATGGTGGCCTGACAAG GATGGTGTGAAGTTTGTGAGCATCGGGTCCTTGTTCTCTGAGCTGGTGGCAGTGAGCTCTAAGGGGGAACTCTACCAGTGGAAGTGGAGTGAACCAGaaccatacagaaacacacag AACCCTTCTATCCGCCACCCCCGGGTGTCCTTCCTGGGCCTGACCAATGAGAAGATCACCCTGCTGTCTGCTAACAGCATCAGAGCCACCGTGGCCACGGAGACCAATAAGGTGGCGACCTGGATGGATGACACCCTGAGCAGTGTGGCGTCCAAGCTGGAACACAGTGCCCAGGTCTACCCTGAGCTGCAGGGGGAGCGCATCGTGTCTCTGCACTGCTGTGCCCTCTACACCTGCGCCCAGCTGGAGAGCAGCCTGTACTGGTG GGGTGTTGTGCCTTTTAGTCAACGGAAAAAGATGCTTGAAAAGGCTAGAGCCAAGAACAAGAAGCCAAAGTCCAGTGCCGGCATCTCCTCAGTACCCAACATCACCGTGGGAACGCAG GTGTTTGTGTCCTCTCTCCAGGTGTGCCTGAGGAATAACCCCCTCTACCACGCCGGTGCCGTTGCCTTTTCTGTCAACGCTGGGATCCCCAAGGTGGGACTGCTCCTTGAGTCTGTCTGGAACATGAACGACAGCTGCAGGTTCCAGCTGCGATCACCAGAGAGCCTCAAGAACATGGACAAGACCACCAAGACCCAGGAGATCAA AACGGAGAGCAAGCCGGAGTTGGTAAAGACTGAGATGGGGCCCCCTCCTTCCCCGGCCTCCACCTGCAGTGACACCTCCTCCATCGCTAGCAGTGCCTCGCTGCCCTACA AACGAAGACGCTCAACCCCGGCTCccaaagaggaggagaaggtgaACGAGGAGCAGTGGCCTCTTCGGGAAGTGGTGTTTGTGGAGGATGTTAAAAACGTCCCTGTGGGAAAG GTGCTGAAAGTGGACGGTGCGTATGTAGCTGTGAAGTTTCCAGGGACATCAAGCAGTGTGAGCACACAGCCGAGTCTACCTAGTGCTCCAGCTCCCATCACTGACTCTGACCCCTCCTCACTGCTGCAGGACTGTAGGCTGCTCAGAATAGATGAGTTACAG GTGGTGAAAACTGGTGGAACTCCTAAAGTTCCAGATTGCTTCCAGCGTACACCTAAAAAACTCTGCATCCCAGAGAAGGCTGAGATTCTGGCTGTGAATGTTGACTCCAAAG GAGTCCACGCAGTGCTGAAGACTGGTAACTGGGTGAGGTACTGTATCTTTGACCTGGCCACAGGCAAAGCAGAGCAGGAGAATAACTTCCCCACCAGTAACCTGGCCTTCCTGGGGCAGAGTGAACGCAACGTAGCAATCTTCACCGCAGGACAG GACTCTCCAGTCATCCTTCGGGATGGAAACGGCACAATTTACCCAATGGCCAAAGACTGTATGGGCGGGATCCGAGACCCTGAGTGGTTGGACCTGCCGCCCATCGCCAGCCTGGGCATGGGGGTGCACTCCCTGGCCAACCTCCCCACCAACTCAACCATCAAGAAGAAAGCTGCTATTATCATATTGGCTGTGGAA AAGCAGACGTTAATGCAGCACGTGCTGCGTTGTGACTTTGAGGCCTGTCGTCAGTACCTGGTGAACCTGGAGCAGGCTGTACTCCTGGAGCAGAGTCCCCACGTCCTCCACTCCTTCCTGGGCCACCGCTGCGACGGCAACCGCAACATCCTCCACGCCTGCGTCTCCGTCTGCTTCCCCGTCAGCAACAAGGAGACCAAGGAGGAGGAAG AAGCTGAACGGTCTGAGAGGAATACATTTGCAGAGAGACTGTCAGCAGTGGAGGCCATAGCCAACGCTATCTCTGTGGtgtctagcaacagctctggaaACAGGACCGGCTCTTCCAGCAGCAGAGG GCTGCGTCTGAGGGAGATGATGAGGCGCTCTCTGAGAGCTGCGGGGCTTGGCCGTCACGAGTCTGGCCCCTCCTCCAGTGATCACCAGGACCCTGTGTCCCCACCCATCGCTCCTCCCAGCTGGGTGCCTGACCCCCCTCCCATGGACCCAGATGGTGACATAGACTTCATCCTGGCCCCTGCAGTGGGATCTCTCACCACAGCTTCTACAGGGACCAGCCAGGGCCCCAGCACCTCCACTATACCAG GCCCCTCCTCCGAGCCTTCGGTGGTGGAGTCTAAAGACCGCAAGGCCAACGCCCACCTCATCCTCAAACTGATGTGTGACAGCATGGTTCTCCGGCCACACCTCCGCGAGCTGCTCTCCGCCAA GGATGCCCGTGGAATGACCCCATTCATGCTGGCAGTCAGCGGGAGAGCTTACCCAGCTGCCATTACTGTTCTGGAGGCTGCGCAGAAAATGGCCAAGG TGGGAGAACCCGGCATGACTGAGAAGGTGGATGCAGACTCTGCGTTCATGGAGATGATTTGTCCCTCGGGGACCAACCCTGACGACTCTCCTCTCTACGTCCTCTGCTGCAACGACACCTGCAGCTTCACCTGGACAGGAGCTGAACACATCAACCAg GATATCTTTGAGTGCCGGACCTGCGGCCTGTTGGAGTCTCTCTGCTGCTGCACTGAGTGCGCCAGGGTGTGTCACAAAGGACACGACTGCAA ACTCAAGAGGACCTCTCCCACTGCTTACTGTGACTGCTGGGAGAAGTGTAAGTGTAAGACGCTGATTGCTGGACAGAAAGCTGCTCGCCTGGACCTGCTGTACAGACTGCTCACCACCACTAACCTGGTCACCAGTCCAAACAGCCG GGGGGAGCATATCCTTCTGTTCCTGGTGCAGACTGTTGCTAGGCAGAGTGTGGAGCACTGCCAGTACCGGCCCCCTCGCATCAGAGAGGACAGGAACCGCAAGGCTGCCAATGCAGAAG TTTGTTGTCCTCCCTGTGTGTCAGACTCTGACATGCCGGACCATGACCTGGAACCTCCACGCTTCGCCCAGCTGGCCCTGGAGAGGGTGCTGCAGGACTGGAATGCTCTCAAGTCCATGATAATGTTCGGATCCCAGGAGAATAAAGACCC GCTGAGTGCCAGCAGCCGTATCGCCCATCTCCTTCCAGAGGAGCAGGTGTACCTGAACCAGCAGAGTGGCACCATCCGCCTGGACTGCTTCACACACTGCCTCATTGTCAAGTGTGCCCCTGACATTACAGTAAGTCGG TTTATTGACACCCTGCTGGGGACCTTGGTGAAGGAGCTGCAGAACAAGTACACTCCTGGCCGGAGAGAGGAGGCCATCGTCGTCACCAGGAGGTTCCTGCGCTCCGTGGCCAGGGTGTTTGTCATCCTCAGCGTCGAGATGGCCTCGTCCAAAAAGAAAAA TAACTTCATCCCCCAGCCCATTGGGAAGTGCAGGCGTGTGTTCCAGGCCCTGCTGCCCTATGCGGTGGAGGAGCTGTGCAACGTGGCGGAGTCTCTCATCGTGCCTGTGAGGATGGGCATCGCCCGGCCCACCGCCCCCTTCACCCTGGCCAGCACCAGCATCGACGCCGTGCAGGGCAGCGAGGAACTCTTCTCTGTGGAACCCTTGCCACCGAGACCCTCCCCAGACCAGTCCAGCAA TTCTAGTCAGACTGCATCGTCCTACATCATCAGGAACCCCCAGCCTCGCCGCAGCAGCCAGTCCCAGCCGGTCAGAGGGAGAGACGAGGAGCAGGATGACATTGTGTCTGCTGACGTTGAAGAG GTAGAGGTTGTCGAGGGCGTTGCCGGGGAGGAGGATCACCATgaagaccaggaggaacagggagaggagaaCGCTGAGGCAGAGGGACAGCATGATGAACATGATGAGGATG AGGGTGATGTCCTTTCCTCTCTAGGAAGCGACATGGAGTTGGATCTGCTGGCTGCCGCGGAGACGGAGAGTGACAGCGAGAGTAACCATAGCAACCAGGACAATGCCAGCGGTCGGAGGAGTGTTGTCACCGCAGCAACTGCCGGCTCCGAAGCAG GAAGTAGAATGTCCCTGGCTTTTCAAAGTGTTG GTGCCAGCAGTGTCCCTGCCTTCTTTTCAGAGGACGACTCCCAGTCCAACGACTCGAGCGACTcggacagcagcagcagccagagcGACGACGTGGACCAGGAGACCTTCCTATTGGACGAGCCCTTGGAGAGGACCACCACCGCCTCGCACGTCAACAGTGCTGCCCAGGCGCCACGCTCCATGCAGTGGGCCGTACGCAACACCCCCAGCCAGAGAGCCACGGGCAGCGCcccctccagctcctccacccctgcTG CAGCGAGCTCCACAGGTCTGATCTACATCGACCCGTCCAACCTGCGGCGCAGCAGCGCCATCAGCACCAGCGCGGCCGCTGCGGCTGCAGCTCTGGAGGCCTCCAACTCATCCAGCTACCTGACGTCAGCCTCCAGTTTAGCCCGGGCCTACAGCATCGTCATCAGACAGATCTCTGACCTGATGAGCCTCATCCCCAAGTACAACCACCTGGTCTACTCCCAGTACCCTGCTGCAGTCAAACTCACCTACCAGGACGCTGTCAACCTGCAG AACTTTGTTGAGGAGAAGCTGATCCCTACGTGGAACTGGATGGTGTCCATCATGGACTCTACAGAGGCTCAGCTGCGTTACGGCTCGGCCCTGTCCTCAGCAGGCGACCCCGGACACCCATCCCACCCCCTCCACGCCTCGCAGCACTCTGCCCGCAGGGAGCGCATGACTGCCCGCGAGGAAGCCAGCCTCCGCACCTTGGAAGGACGCAGGTCTGG ACGTGCGGCCACTCTGCTGACAGTGCGTCAGGGGATGATGTCAGCGCGGGGAGACTTCCTGAACTACGCCCTGTCTCTGATGCGTTCCCATAATGACGAGCACTCTGACGTTCTGCCTGTGCTGGATGTGTGTTCTCTCAAACACGTGGCCTACGTCTTCCAGGCCCTCATCTACTGGATCAAAGCCATGAACCAGCAGACAACTCTGGACACAACACAGATGGACCGCAAGAG GAGCCGAGAGATTCTGGAACTGGGACTGGACAATGAAGATTCTGAACATGAGAATGACGAGGACACCAATCAAA gttCCACGCTCCAGGATAAGGAGGATGACTCGGTCCCTGCTGAGATGGGACAGAACCACCCGTTCTTCCGGCGCTCTGACTCCATGACCTTCCTGGGCTGTATCCCCCCCAACCCCTTCGAGGTCCCCCTGGCAGAGGCCATCCCCCTGGCAGACCAGCCTCACCTCTTGCAG CCCAATGCAAGGAAGGAGGATCTGTTTGGCCGTCCTAGTCAGGGCCTGTACTCGTCCTCGTACACAGCAAGCAAAGGCCTGGCCGAGGCCACCCTGGACCGCAGCTGCCTGGAGGTTAACATGGGCTCCTCTCAG ATCCTACCCACCAAGATGTCCTACTCAGCCAACCTGAAGAACGTGATGAGTATGGAGACTAGTCAGCGCGGCCGAGAGGACCAGCCCATGGACCAGGAGCTAGTGGCTCCAAAGCCAGGCCCCTCACCCCACGACCTAGCTGCCCAGCTGAAGAGCAGCCTCCTGGCTGAAATAGGCCTCACTGAGAGCGATGGACCACCGCTCCCTTCCTTTAG ACCCCACTGTAGTTTTATGGGGATGGTGATCTCCCATGACATGCTGCTGGGCCGCTGGCGTCTGTCTCTGGAGCTGTTCGGACGCGTCTTCATGGAGGATGTTGGAGCAGAGCCTGGATCG ATCCTGACCGAGCTGGGGGGCTTTGAGGTGAAGGAGTCTAAGTTCCGCCGGGAGATGGAGAAACTCCGTAACCTCCAGTCTCGTGACCTGGCCCTGGAGGTGGACCGTGACCGTGACCAGCTGATCCAGCAGACCATGAGGCAGCTCAACACCCACTTTGGCCGGCGCTGCACCACCACACCCATGGCTGTGCACCGCGTTAAGGTCACCTTCAAAGACGAGCCGGGCGAGGGTAGTGGTGTGGCCCGTAGCTTCTACACGGCCATCGCCCTGGCCTTCCTGTCCAATGACAAGCTGCCCAACCTGGACTGTGTGCAGAGCGTCAGCAAGGGCATGCAGGCCAGCAGTACGTGTCATCACGATTACAACTCAAGTATGACATTGA ATCTGATGCAGCGGCTGAGGAACAGAGACCGGGAGAGGGAGCGGAGGAGTGGAGGGCTCCGAGCCGGCTCTAGGAGAGACCGAGACAG ggactCGAGGAGACAGCTGTCCATTGACACCCGGCCCTTCAGGCCAGCCTCGGAGGGGAACCCCAGTGATGAACCTGACCCCCTGCCTGCCCACAGACAGGCCCTGGGAGAGAGGCTGTACCCCCGTGTCCACGCTATGCAGCCG GCGTTTGCCAGTAAGATCACAGGGATGCTGCTGGAGCTCTCCCCAGCCCAGCTGCTGTTGCTCCTGGCCAGTGAGGACTCTCTCAGGGCCAGGGTGGAGGAGGCCATGGAGCTGCTCATTGCACATGGAAG GGAAAATGGTGCTGACAGCATACTGGACCTGGGTCTCCTGGAGGCTCCTGAGAAAGCACAG CAGGAGAACCGTAAGCGTCATGGCTCCACCCGTAGTGTGGTGGACATGGAGCTGGACGACCCTGAAGACGGAGATGACAACGCTCCCCTGTTCTACCAGCCCGGGAAGAGAGGCTTCTACTCCCCCCGGCCCGGCAAGAACACGGAGGCCAGGCTCAACTGCTTCAGGAACATCGGCAG aATACTAGGGCTGTGTCTGCTGCAGAATGAGCTCTGTCCAATTACCTTGAACAGACATGTCATCAAGGTGCTGCTCGGCAGAAAG gTGAACTGGCATGACTTTGCCTTCTTTGACCCGGTAATGTACGAGAGCCTGCGGCAGTTGATCCGTCACTCTCAGGCTGGAGAGGCGGAAGCTGTCTTTGCAGCCATGGACGTGGCCTTTGCCATAGACCTGTGTAAGGAGGAAGGGGCTGGACAG GTGGAGCTGCTGTCAGGTGGGGTCAACATGCCTGTGACTCCTCTCAACGTTTACGAATACGTGAGAAAGTACGCCGAACACAGGATGCTGGTGGTTGCCGAGCAACCTCTTCAT GCGATGAGGAAGGGTCTGTTGGATGTCCTTCCTAAGAATGCCCTGGAGGACTTGACAGCTGAGGACTTCAGGCTGCTGGTCAACGGCTGTGGAGAGGTCAACGTGCAGATGCTCATCAGCTTCACTTCCTTCAATGATGAATCTG GGGAAAATGCTGATAAGTTGTTGCAGTTTAAACGCTGGTTTTGGTCCATCGTGGAGAAGATGAGCATGACTGAGAGGCAAGATCTG GTGTACTTCTGGACCTCCAGTCCGTCTCTGCCAGCCAGTGAGGAAGGCTTCCAGCCCATGCCCTCCATCACCATCAGGCCTCCGGACGACCAGCACCTGCCCACGGCCAACACCTGCATCTCGCGCCTCTACGTGCCACTCTACTCCTCCAAACAGATTCTAAAACAGAAACTCTTACTAGCCATTAAGACCAAGAACTTTGGTTTTGTGTAG